A genomic region of Bradyrhizobium sp. ORS 278 contains the following coding sequences:
- a CDS encoding ABC transporter permease, with amino-acid sequence MLVEAIILSVLAASTPLLLAATGELVTERAGVLNLGVEGMMIVGAACGFGGAWLSGSIIVGALCGIVAGMLMSLIFAFMTLGLAVNQVATGLALTILGIGLSGLIGARFVGERITTAPKLAIPGLSDIPLVGRILFGEDAFVYLSVALIIAVWWFLYRTRAGLVLRACGDNHVSAHALGYPVLRIRMLAVLFGGACAGLAGAYLPLAYTPFFIPGMTAGRGWIALALVVFASWRPGRLVIGAYLFGAVTILQLHAQGAGVGIPSQFMSALPYLATVIVLVLLSRARTGGSTAPAALGTVFVPDR; translated from the coding sequence GTGCTGGTTGAAGCCATCATCCTGTCGGTGCTCGCCGCATCGACCCCGCTGCTGCTGGCGGCGACCGGTGAGCTCGTCACCGAGCGCGCGGGCGTTCTCAACCTCGGCGTCGAGGGCATGATGATCGTCGGTGCCGCCTGCGGCTTCGGCGGCGCCTGGCTGTCCGGCTCGATCATCGTCGGCGCGCTGTGCGGCATCGTGGCCGGCATGCTGATGTCGCTGATCTTCGCGTTCATGACGCTCGGTCTGGCGGTGAACCAGGTCGCGACCGGGCTGGCTCTGACCATCCTCGGCATCGGCCTGTCCGGCCTGATCGGCGCGCGCTTCGTCGGCGAGCGCATCACCACCGCGCCCAAGCTCGCCATTCCCGGTCTCAGCGACATCCCGCTGGTCGGCCGCATCCTGTTCGGCGAGGACGCTTTCGTCTACCTGTCGGTCGCCTTGATCATCGCCGTCTGGTGGTTCCTCTACCGCACCCGCGCCGGCCTGGTGCTGCGCGCCTGCGGCGACAATCACGTCTCGGCGCATGCGCTCGGTTATCCGGTGTTGCGGATCCGTATGCTCGCCGTGCTGTTCGGCGGCGCCTGCGCGGGACTGGCCGGCGCCTATCTGCCGCTCGCCTACACGCCGTTCTTCATTCCCGGCATGACCGCCGGGCGCGGCTGGATCGCGCTGGCGCTGGTCGTGTTCGCCTCCTGGCGGCCGGGCCGTCTCGTCATCGGCGCCTATCTGTTCGGCGCAGTGACGATCCTGCAACTGCATGCGCAGGGGGCCGGCGTCGGCATTCCCTCGCAATTCATGTCGGCGCTGCCCTACCTCGCCACCGTGATCGTGCTGGTGCTGCTGTCGCGCGCCCGCACCGGGGGGTCGACGGCACCGGCGGCGCTGGGCACGGTGTTCGTGCCGGATCGCTGA
- a CDS encoding ABC transporter permease, with product MQLVLEKRAERSRTIALVSPLIAIGLTLVTMSVLFAVLGKNPITALSVYFVAPLTDGYSLQEIAVKATPLVMIAIGLSLCYLANAWNIGAEGQFLIGAVAGSWIAVSTQGSEAGHWVLPAMLVAGALAGALYALIPALCRVKFGASEILTSLMLVYVADLLLDYLVRGPWRDPAGFNFPTTAEFDPVATVPVLIEGGRLHLGSVIALIVVAAAFVLLDRTIKGFEIRVVGVAPRAARFGGFNANQLVLLTFAVSGALAGLAGIIEVAGPIGHLQPGISPGYGFTAIIVAFLGRLNPVGILIAGLFLALTFIGGEQAQITMKIPLDVTKVFQGILLFYVLACDSLILYRFKLVLAARQVQSAG from the coding sequence ATGCAGCTGGTGCTTGAGAAGCGTGCCGAGCGCTCGCGGACCATCGCCCTGGTCTCGCCGCTGATCGCGATCGGGCTGACGCTTGTCACCATGAGCGTACTATTCGCCGTGCTCGGCAAGAACCCGATCACCGCGCTCAGCGTCTACTTCGTCGCGCCGCTGACCGACGGCTATTCGCTGCAGGAGATCGCGGTCAAGGCGACGCCGCTGGTCATGATCGCGATCGGCCTGTCGCTGTGCTACCTCGCCAATGCCTGGAACATCGGCGCCGAGGGCCAATTCCTGATCGGCGCGGTCGCCGGTAGTTGGATTGCGGTGAGCACGCAGGGGAGCGAGGCCGGGCATTGGGTGCTACCCGCGATGCTGGTCGCCGGCGCCTTGGCCGGCGCGCTCTATGCGCTGATCCCGGCGCTGTGCCGCGTCAAGTTCGGCGCCAGCGAGATCCTCACCAGCCTTATGCTGGTCTATGTCGCCGACCTCCTGCTCGACTATCTCGTCCGCGGTCCGTGGCGCGATCCCGCCGGCTTCAACTTCCCGACCACTGCGGAGTTCGATCCGGTCGCGACCGTGCCGGTGCTGATCGAGGGCGGTCGGCTGCATCTCGGCAGCGTCATCGCGCTCATAGTCGTCGCCGCCGCCTTTGTGCTGCTCGACCGCACGATCAAGGGCTTCGAGATCCGCGTCGTCGGCGTCGCGCCGCGCGCCGCGCGGTTCGGCGGCTTCAACGCTAATCAGCTGGTGCTGCTCACCTTCGCCGTCTCGGGCGCGCTGGCGGGCCTCGCCGGCATCATCGAGGTGGCCGGGCCGATCGGCCATCTGCAACCGGGCATTTCCCCGGGCTACGGCTTCACCGCCATCATCGTCGCCTTTCTCGGACGGCTCAATCCGGTTGGAATACTAATTGCAGGACTGTTCCTCGCGCTGACATTCATTGGGGGCGAGCAGGCCCAGATCACGATGAAGATTCCGCTCGATGTCACCAAAGTGTTCCAGGGCATCCTGCTGTTCTACGTGCTCGCCTGCGACTCCCTGATCCTCTACCGTTTCAAGCTCGTCCTCGCCGCGCGGCAGGTGCAAAGTGCTGGTTGA
- a CDS encoding ABC transporter ATP-binding protein yields the protein MLSPGPADPHHAHPLLQTVGLTKRYGDFLANDAIDIEIFPREIHALLGENGAGKSTLVKTIYGLVQPSAGELRWQGAPVKLSGPAEARSLGIGMVFQHFSLFDNLTVAENVALGLDGKEPFKAISARLADVARDYGLPLDPKREVWQLSVGERQRIEIVRALMQNPKFLILDEPTAVLTPQEADQLFVVLERLKAEGRAILYISHKLDEVKRLCDTATILRGGRKVATCNPKSETAASLARMMVGAEIKEVKPPAERRTTVPRLVVNDLTLAPAELHGVRLQNISLELKGGEILGIAGVAGNGQDELFAALSGERLVKEPGTIIIDGLACGNLSITQRRKMGAAFVPEERLGHGTAPRMKLSENALLTGHAASDMVRHGFINAAATLRTVDRTTETFDVRKAKRDPEAASLSGGNLQKFVVGREILRTPAVLIVNQPTWGVDAGAAAIIRQALIDLASAGAAVLVTSQDLDELMEIADRIAVMFHGHLSAALPRAEASREKLGLLMGGASLDQKEAAHAAGA from the coding sequence ATGCTCAGTCCCGGCCCTGCCGATCCTCATCACGCTCACCCGCTCCTGCAGACGGTCGGATTGACGAAGCGCTATGGCGACTTCCTTGCCAACGACGCGATCGATATCGAGATTTTCCCGCGCGAGATCCACGCCCTGCTCGGCGAGAACGGCGCGGGCAAGTCGACCCTGGTGAAGACGATCTACGGACTGGTGCAGCCGAGCGCTGGCGAACTGCGCTGGCAGGGGGCGCCGGTCAAGCTGTCGGGACCGGCCGAGGCGCGATCTCTCGGCATCGGCATGGTGTTCCAGCATTTCTCGCTGTTCGACAATCTGACCGTCGCCGAGAATGTTGCGCTCGGCCTCGACGGCAAGGAGCCGTTCAAGGCGATCTCGGCGCGACTCGCCGACGTCGCGCGCGACTATGGCCTGCCGCTCGATCCGAAGCGCGAGGTCTGGCAATTGTCGGTCGGCGAGCGGCAGCGCATCGAGATCGTGCGCGCGCTGATGCAGAATCCGAAATTCCTGATCCTCGACGAGCCGACCGCCGTGCTCACGCCGCAGGAAGCCGATCAGCTGTTCGTGGTGCTGGAGCGTCTGAAGGCGGAAGGCCGCGCCATCCTCTACATCAGCCACAAGCTCGATGAGGTGAAGCGGCTGTGCGACACCGCCACCATCCTGCGCGGCGGCAGGAAGGTCGCGACCTGCAATCCGAAGAGCGAGACCGCGGCGTCGCTGGCGCGCATGATGGTCGGCGCGGAGATCAAGGAGGTGAAGCCTCCGGCCGAGCGGCGCACAACGGTGCCTCGCCTCGTCGTCAATGATCTCACGCTTGCGCCCGCGGAATTGCATGGCGTCCGGCTGCAGAACATCTCACTCGAGTTGAAGGGCGGTGAGATCCTGGGCATCGCAGGCGTGGCCGGGAACGGGCAGGACGAGTTGTTCGCCGCGCTCTCGGGCGAGCGTCTGGTCAAGGAGCCCGGCACGATCATCATCGACGGCCTTGCCTGCGGCAACCTGTCGATCACCCAGCGCCGCAAGATGGGCGCCGCGTTCGTCCCGGAAGAGCGATTGGGGCACGGCACCGCGCCACGCATGAAGCTGTCGGAGAATGCGCTGCTGACCGGCCACGCCGCCAGCGACATGGTGCGGCACGGCTTCATCAACGCAGCCGCGACGCTGCGCACGGTGGATCGGACCACCGAGACCTTCGACGTCCGCAAGGCCAAGCGTGATCCGGAAGCCGCGAGCCTGTCCGGCGGCAATCTGCAGAAATTCGTGGTCGGCCGCGAGATCCTGCGCACGCCGGCGGTGCTGATCGTCAACCAGCCGACCTGGGGCGTCGACGCCGGCGCGGCCGCGATCATCCGCCAGGCGCTGATCGATCTCGCCAGCGCGGGCGCCGCGGTGCTGGTCACGAGCCAGGATCTGGACGAACTGATGGAGATCGCCGACCGCATCGCCGTGATGTTCCACGGCCATCTCTCCGCGGCACTGCCACGCGCCGAGGCGAGCCGCGAGAAGCTTGGTCTCTTGATGGGCGGCGCAAGTCTCGACCAGAAGGAGGCCGCGCATGCAGCTGGTGCTTGA
- a CDS encoding nucleoside deaminase, translating to MAGNAGQTDGSGSGDAHPRDAHFLRQSFAVARRSMSHGNHPFAAILVDGDGRVLIEAENGYMPDRDATAHAERLVATQACRSIAPDIRATATLYSSAEPCAMCAGAIYWAGIGRVVYGLSERRLRDFTGNHPENPTLDLPCRDVFASGQRTTEVLGPLLEDEAAALHAGVWEK from the coding sequence ATGGCAGGCAACGCGGGTCAAACGGACGGGAGCGGCTCTGGCGACGCGCATCCGCGTGACGCCCACTTCCTGCGCCAAAGCTTCGCCGTTGCACGCCGCTCGATGTCACACGGAAATCATCCGTTTGCGGCCATCCTGGTCGACGGCGATGGACGGGTGCTGATCGAGGCAGAGAACGGCTACATGCCCGACCGCGACGCCACGGCGCATGCGGAGCGGCTGGTGGCCACACAGGCATGCAGATCGATCGCGCCAGACATCCGAGCGACCGCGACGCTCTATTCGTCGGCCGAGCCCTGCGCGATGTGCGCCGGCGCGATCTACTGGGCCGGGATCGGCCGCGTGGTCTATGGCTTGAGTGAGCGGCGGCTGCGCGACTTCACCGGCAACCATCCGGAAAACCCGACGCTCGACCTGCCCTGCCGCGACGTGTTCGCGAGCGGTCAGCGGACGACAGAGGTGCTGGGTCCGCTGCTGGAGGACGAGGCGGCTGCGCTGCATGCCGGCGTCTGGGAAAAATAA
- a CDS encoding cation diffusion facilitator family transporter, which produces MAATTDSRVAVYAALAGNLLVACTKIAAAVWTGSSAMMSEAIHSVVDTFNELLLLYGFHRASRPPDRGHPLGHGRELYFWSFIVALLLFALGAGVSLYEGVAHLMHPEPIENPTVNYIVLGLSFVFEAGSWWVAVRRFRAAAPDLSTIEAFRRSKDPPAFMVVFEDSAALIGIMIAAAATAAAVGFDEPAWDGIGSILIGLLLAVTSMVLARESKSLLIGEQADPELASSVLEIARASEAVLSANGLLTVQLSPQQVVVALSVEFADDLRADDIERAVVTIETELRGRHPEIAALFVKPQTGARYRETRARQLQGSAPA; this is translated from the coding sequence ATGGCAGCGACCACGGATTCCAGAGTTGCCGTCTATGCTGCCTTGGCCGGCAACCTGCTCGTCGCCTGCACAAAGATCGCGGCGGCGGTCTGGACCGGCAGTTCGGCGATGATGAGCGAAGCCATCCATTCGGTCGTGGACACCTTCAACGAGCTCCTGCTGCTCTACGGCTTCCACCGCGCGAGCCGTCCGCCCGATCGCGGACATCCGCTCGGCCACGGCCGCGAGCTCTACTTCTGGAGCTTCATCGTCGCGCTGCTGCTGTTCGCGCTCGGCGCGGGCGTCTCGCTGTACGAGGGCGTCGCGCACCTGATGCATCCGGAGCCGATCGAGAATCCGACGGTGAACTACATCGTGCTCGGCCTGTCTTTCGTGTTCGAGGCCGGCTCCTGGTGGGTCGCCGTGCGGCGCTTTCGCGCGGCGGCGCCGGACCTCTCCACCATCGAGGCGTTCCGGCGCAGCAAGGATCCGCCGGCCTTCATGGTCGTGTTCGAGGACAGCGCGGCGCTGATCGGAATCATGATCGCAGCCGCCGCGACCGCCGCAGCCGTGGGGTTCGACGAGCCGGCGTGGGATGGCATCGGATCGATCCTGATCGGGCTCTTGCTCGCGGTGACCTCAATGGTGCTGGCGCGGGAGAGCAAGAGTCTCCTGATCGGGGAGCAAGCGGATCCCGAATTGGCGAGCTCGGTGCTCGAGATTGCGCGCGCGTCGGAGGCCGTGCTGTCCGCCAATGGTCTGCTGACGGTGCAGCTGTCGCCGCAGCAGGTCGTCGTAGCGCTCAGCGTCGAATTCGCCGACGATCTCCGCGCCGATGATATCGAGCGTGCCGTCGTCACAATTGAGACGGAGTTGCGCGGTCGCCATCCCGAGATCGCGGCGCTGTTCGTCAAGCCGCAGACTGGCGCACGCTATCGGGAGACGCGCGCGCGCCAGTTGCAAGGTTCTGCTCCTGCGTGA
- a CDS encoding DUF378 domain-containing protein, with protein MRALNIITLILVIVGGLNWGLVGLFDFDLVTAIFGNGAAETATSSPIARIVYILVALSAIYQIGMLVRLSSARSDVAYR; from the coding sequence ATGCGGGCACTCAACATCATCACGCTCATTCTCGTCATCGTCGGTGGATTGAACTGGGGCCTCGTCGGCCTGTTCGACTTTGATCTCGTCACCGCCATCTTCGGCAACGGTGCGGCCGAAACCGCGACGTCATCGCCGATCGCCCGGATCGTCTACATCCTGGTGGCGCTCTCGGCGATCTATCAGATCGGCATGCTGGTGCGGCTGTCGTCGGCCCGCAGCGATGTCGCCTACCGCTGA